The following proteins come from a genomic window of Verrucomicrobiia bacterium:
- a CDS encoding sialidase family protein translates to MAAETVAIDRLPKGCVQPQSVVDDAGTVHVVYLKGEGQGQDIEYMYRKAGEAKFSPAVQVNSIAASAVATGTIRGAQVAVSKDGTVHVLWNGTMASAQVPGGGSPLFYTRLSAGKFEQQRNLMTKTFMLDGGGSIAAGPGGAVYVAWHASKSSQPGKETDRGVYLATSLDNGKTFSAEREVNPPKSGACACCGLRIQVDEKGEVNLLFRAAFTALDRDILWLRSADQGKTFQVVNRDAWKIGQCPMSSAWLRDGWAAWEADGKVKFSRMDGGLTYSPAGDVKRKHPVAVQSKDGKALLIWTEGTGWKKGGSVVWLELGADGKPLGPVQRRDDLPVWGLATAWAGAKGGWGMLY, encoded by the coding sequence ATGGCTGCAGAGACGGTTGCGATCGATCGATTGCCAAAGGGGTGTGTGCAGCCGCAATCGGTGGTGGATGATGCAGGCACGGTGCATGTGGTTTATCTGAAGGGCGAGGGGCAAGGGCAGGATATCGAATACATGTATCGCAAAGCGGGTGAAGCGAAGTTCTCTCCAGCGGTGCAGGTGAACAGCATCGCGGCCAGTGCGGTGGCGACGGGGACGATCCGGGGAGCGCAGGTGGCGGTGAGCAAGGATGGGACGGTGCATGTGCTGTGGAACGGTACGATGGCATCCGCGCAAGTGCCGGGAGGGGGTTCGCCGCTTTTCTATACGAGGCTGAGTGCGGGCAAGTTCGAGCAGCAGCGCAATTTGATGACGAAGACGTTCATGCTGGATGGCGGCGGATCGATCGCAGCGGGGCCAGGCGGTGCGGTCTATGTGGCATGGCATGCCAGCAAATCTTCGCAGCCGGGCAAGGAGACAGATCGTGGTGTCTACTTGGCGACATCCTTGGATAACGGAAAGACGTTTAGTGCGGAACGTGAAGTCAATCCGCCGAAGAGCGGGGCGTGTGCGTGTTGTGGATTGCGCATCCAAGTGGATGAAAAGGGTGAGGTGAACCTGCTGTTCCGCGCGGCATTTACGGCGTTGGACCGGGATATTCTGTGGTTGCGTTCGGCGGATCAGGGGAAAACCTTTCAAGTGGTGAACCGGGATGCGTGGAAGATCGGCCAATGCCCGATGAGTTCGGCGTGGTTGCGGGATGGCTGGGCGGCTTGGGAGGCAGACGGGAAGGTGAAGTTCAGCCGGATGGACGGTGGCCTGACTTATTCGCCAGCCGGGGACGTGAAACGAAAGCACCCGGTGGCGGTCCAATCTAAAGATGGCAAGGCTTTGCTGATCTGGACCGAGGGCACGGGTTGGAAGAAGGGCGGTTCGGTGGTCTGGCTGGAATTGGGGGCGGATGGGAAGCCGTTGGGACCGGTCCAGAGACGGGATGACCTGCCGGTTTGGGGCTTGGCGACGGCTTGGGCTGGGGCCAAGGGTGGTTGGGGCATGCTATATTGA